The following nucleotide sequence is from Ochotona princeps isolate mOchPri1 chromosome 24, mOchPri1.hap1, whole genome shotgun sequence.
CTCCCAGGCAGGGTCCCCAGCTCTAGCTGAGGTACCTACTTCTTGGTCCAGAGCCCAGTACCCTCTCCCCTCAGTGACTCCCTGGGGATCATGGCCAGGGGCAATAGGATTAGCCGCAGCATTAGTCTTAACACCAGCTCATCCTCCCTAGAGGATAAAGGAAAGAGGATTAAGGCAGATCCACTTAAGGAGTGCTCATTCAgcagctgtggggaggggagccaggtgTGCTCAGGGCCTGGGCTCCATCAGAGGCTGTAGTGGAGTCAGCGCTTGCCTGCAGGGCCGCCTCCTCACCTGCAAGTGAGGACCCtaaggtgggggaggaggaaggagtgaAACTGGCAGCTGAGCCAAGGAGCGTGctgggagaaacacagagaaaggctTAGGGCTCTTGCTCCAGGAAagggctgcaggaagcagcagctgacctGGCCGACCAAGGGAGGCcctgggggggcggggaggtgcaggagctgcagccttgggGATGCACCTGCCCCCCACAGAACCTTCTTCCTGAAGGACCCCTAGACGTTCCCCAGCCCCTGCTCAGCAACTTTCGCTTCTACCTCTCCACCAAGTTCCCAGATCCTCCCTGGTTGCCCCACATTCTACCAAGGCTTCCTGCCagccccacctgcctcaggaagctCTTCCTGTACCCCACTTGACTTCGGGCCTTCATCTCGCCCAGCTATGTCCTACCTCAGCTGGGTATGTTTACTTTTCCCACTAAATTCTGGGACTTGAAGAAGGGGAGTTAGTAGGGGAGGGGGCCTGCACTCAggagctcccctccccctcctcccatggtTTGGATCCATTTCCTGCTGTCTCCAGGAGATCCCTCACTACTTCTGGGGCAGCTCTAAGCTCTGGAGTCTGCCTAATAAAGTTCCCCCTTGGGGGGGAGTGCTTGGCCGGGTGGTGGAAACCCTGCCTGGGATGCCCGCGTTccaccagagtgcctggggttcactctcaatgcagcttcctgcgaCAGCGCACCCTggaggccctgctgcccacatgggagacctgcacctggcttcagcctggcccagccccagctgttacaggcatttgggggagtgaactatgcctcttctttttttcttaaagatttatatatttttattattaaggcagatacacagagagaaggaaagatggagagacagagacgaagatcttgcgtctgctggttcactccctaagtggctgtaatggtcagagctgaaccaaccctaagccaggagccaggagcttcttctgggtctcccacacgggtgcagggtcccaaggctttgggccatcctcgactgctttcccaggccacaagcagggagctggatgggaagtggagcagccgggactagaactagaGCCTATATGGGGTCCTGCAGCGTGCAAGGCAAggtattagccactaggctaccacactaggccctgaACTATTCCTCTTAAACAAACGACATCTTTTAAAGTCTCCCCTTAGTAAATGTATATTTAGTGAGCACCTGCCAACTACCAGCTCTTTCCATAGTCTAGACCCTTTGTACTAACTCATTCTTCATGTGGATACGAGGCAGGTCCTGCTATTTCCTTTCCATAGTTGTGGTCCAGAGAGACATCACAGCATGTGGTGAAGCATGAAGTCTGTGCTGCCAGACTTCCCAACTCCCCATCTTGCCCGCACCGTTTCCCAGCTGGTGTGACCTGCCGCAATGTACTGCTCTGTGTGAATCTCCGGctctcatctgaaaaatggagataataatacTAGTAACACCTGGCTCACAGGGTTGGGTGAGGATCATTACTGCCCACAATGCCTGGCCGTCTCCCTGGAGCCACACTGCTGAGCAGAGAACACCTTCTGGACTGTGGGATTCTTGTTCCCATCCTACAGATGAATAAACTGGGGGCGCCCAGGAGAAGAGGGGCCTCTCCATTATCACATGCTACTAACTCATGCAGCTAAGTTGCCACAAGCTGTTGGTCCACCCAACACTGACTGGAACCCTGAGCCCAGACCACCTGTGTGCTTGCTCTCATGCCTACACAACTCCCTGGGGACCAGTGATCGGGTAGCTGGAAGAATAAATGTCTCCTAAGATATTTCCCAGGGAAAATGAAACGGAGAGCCAGGTTTGTCCCTGCAGGCATCCAGTGCCACGAGGAGAACTGAGTAGGCTGTTAAAACCCATCATtggggctaggaaagcagtggagcatggccctagtgcttgggcccctacacccacatgggacagctgaatgaagctcctggctcccacctaggccagccccagcctttgtggcaatctggagactgaaccagtggatggaatctctgaatattctgctttctgtctaaccctgcctttcaaatgaaataaacctttaaaaaaaaaaatcattcaatccTCTTTAAGAGCAGGTAACACCACTGCCTGCAAGCTGGCACCCCCACGTGGATGCTGGTTTTctggtgcttcacttccaatgcagcctCTGCTAATGACCGGGGAGAGTCTACGCgctggagctgctgtcaccatggagagacccagaggaagttctagGTTCTTGGCCTTGGCCTCGCTCCGTGCTGGTTGTTGCACTTGTCCGAGCAGTGGATCAGCGGATAAAAGATCACCTCGATCTGCTTTtcactctctataaatctgactttcaaataaatcaatgttaaaaacaaaaacagaataccTCTCTTTATGTCTACTGCACAGCCTTTcgccagccctgccccacccgCCCGCAGCCCGGGGCAGGCGAGGCCCTGGAGTGTGGTCTCTGGGCTCGCTCTCTGCCACGTCCCACTTCAGACAGGGCACACACCCTTAGGTCCTGGGAGCAACAAGTGGAGATTTAGGCCCCACAAGGGGAAAGCCATGCACATGGAGCCCAGCGAGCAGCTTGCACTGGCTCGTTTTCAGCCCCTCTGCTGCCACATCTCAttgattccagattttttttaaggtttcctTTACGTTATTTCAAAACCAGAGTGACACAAACAAGTGGAGatacaaagaaagacaaagattttccatctgttgattcactcctcaaacagctatAAAAGCCAGTGCCaggccaggtgggagccaggagccaggagcttcttccagctctcacaTGGATAGCCCCTTCTGCTACGTCTCttgggtcaccagcagggagctcgactgcagtggagccgccaggactcaaactggcatcacGGCAGAGGAGCATgccagctcctctctctctcttaagatttgcttatttcatttgaaaggcagaattagagagagtcttccacgcactggttcactaccctgacggctgcaggagccagggctgagccaggctgaaatcagaaccTTGAAACTCCATTGAAGTCctctacgtgggtggcaggggcccaaacacccgggtcatcctttgctgccttgcCATACTATTACTAAGGAGCTgcgtcagaagtagagcagcttgggcccggcatgatagtgtaacggctaaagtccttgccttgaacgcgccaggatcccatatggtcgccggttctaatcctggcggccttacttcccatccagctccctgcttgtggcctgggaaagcagctgaggacagcccagatctttgggaccctgcacccgtgtgggagacctggaataggctcctggcttcagactggctcagctccagccattgcagtcacttggggagtgaatcatcggatggtagatcttcctctctgtatatctgcctttccaataaaaataatgaattaaaaatacagcagctgggactagaactggttcCTAATGGAAAGCCtgtgttgcaggcagctgcttaacctgTTAAACCACAGCAACAGCTCTAAAGGGGGTTTGCTcaccatttttttcctgtattctttttaaatgatttatttatttatttatttattggaaaggcagatttacagagaggaggagagacaaagaggaagatcttccgtccgatggttcagtccccaagtgagcgcaacggctggaactgagccaatctggagccaggagctcttctgggtctcccatgcaggtgcagggtcccaaggctttgggccgtcctcgactgctttcccaggccacaagcagggagctggacaggaagcggggttgccaggatgagaaccggcgaccatatgggatcctggcgcgtgcaaggtgaggactttaaccactacgctatcgcgccgggccctgctcACCACTTTTAATAAGATGTTTACTAAGGGAGCGGGGCTGCagggtagctcaacaggctaatcccctatctgaagcactggcatcccacaggacacggcttctagtcctggctgttccacttccaatctagttccccactaatgacctgggaaagcagcagagggtcttggcttcaggttggcccagctctggctgttgcggacatttggggagtgactcagggATGAAGTGGGGAGGGCAGGCTAGGTCAGGCTAAGATCAGAagactcaacctgggtctcctgcCTGGGTCACAGGGACCTGACCACTggagctgtcccctgctgcctcccaggggagcAGAGccggggtgcaggcatcccaggttTGGTCCATGGGTCAGATGCTCACCCCTGCGCCACCTTACTGGATGCTATCTCCACAGCTGCTCTTGCCTCTCTGCAATGTCCCTGATGGGGTCATCCAGGAATACTTGCACGCTGCCCACGGGCCAGCGTCATTCTAAACATTCCACGCATACTACTCAGGTTAACCTCCCAGCCTAAAGGCTGAATATGGACCAAATGTTTGTGTCCTGCTGAAAGTCTTATACGACAGCCCTACGCACCATGGTGAGCGCAGCTGCAGATGCAGCCCGCTGCACGAGGTCATGAGAGGAGGGACTTGGTCACTGGCCACAGCCATGGCCAGCACGTGCGCGCCGCTGACTCCTCATCGTTGCCTCGGCAGCAGTGACACAGTCTGTGGTTTCGTTGTTGGTtctctggctccagccctggggcCCCAGGCAGCTGGGAAGTATGGGCAGCTTCATCTCACCCTCTACCCGCCAGGTCCCTGTGGAGTGACCCCGACTCAACACTAACTCAGCCTCCAGGAGGACTCAACTGGAACGTGGGACCATAACATCGGCTCGCCCCGCAGTAGGCGTCTGTGAGAACTAGCACCAGTCCTTCAAAAGGCTTTGGGGGGCCTgatgttgtagcctagtggctaaagtcctcaccttgcatgtgctgggatgccttatgggcaccggttccagctccctgcttgtggcctgggaaagcagtagtggacagcccaaagccttgggaccctgcacccacgtagaaggtccagaagaagctcctggctttggatcggctcagctccagcagctgagtgaactagcagatggaagatctccctgtctctcctcctctctgtaaatcttccaaaaaaaaaaaaaaaaggcttgtggGAAGCAGGATTACTTGGGCTATTTTTTTTCTAGTGTGTATTTTCCATGGGTTTTTTCTAAAGACCCCTCGTACACactgatttcaaaaaattttttctttgccCAAAGcaagtttacttaaaaaaaattattggaaaagcaaaagaagagaaagagcaagagagggagagacagactgcccactgcccatgggctgcaccagccagagctgggacaagcCAACAGCAGGGGCTCGGCACCCCGATGGCGGTCTCCCTCACGCAAGGCTGCGGCCCAAGCCCTGGAACCACTGTCAGCTGCCTCTGTGGGGAGTGCACTGGCAGAGTGGGTCGGGAGACCACACCAGGACGTGGTGCCCCAAGCTGTGACTTGACCACTGCCTCAGATGGCAGCCCAGGCCCCAAGTCTATTTTTCATGACCTTTTGGAAGTACCTTCCTATGGACTAACTGAGTCACCCCACCGGCACacagcagccccccaccccatgtgTGGTGATGGAGCCTGGCTTTGCCAACGAGGGGGATGCACCCTTTCAATTCCCAAACAGCCTGGGCTAGGACCCCAGGGCCGGGATGAGCGGAGAATGGAGACCCCCTCAGCGTCCCCATGTCTGGCCAAGGAGTTGCCCGCAGGTCTCAAGGAACGTTACACTCCTGGTGACCCCACGACATGGAACCGTGCGGAGGTGGGCGCTCCTCCTTGACCTCCAGCCTGACCCCAAACGACTTTGCCAGGGTTGGCTCCAGGGCTGCGGCCCCCTCCCCACTGTAACCACAGACCACAACGCCCAGCCTTCCCCACCTCAAATCTAGGTTGTGAACTCGTCTGCCCAGAACAGCCCCtaagaaggcttttttttttttttgcgtgtcCTTCAAACTCCCTTTCCAGCCGTCCCTGGGAATGCTCGACGGGCAGCTGAGGTGATGGGAGGGCCTCCCTGCGCTCTGCCTCTCAGTCTTCCCATCAGCTAAATGGGGCTCCCCCTGCAACTGAGGCCGTGTGAAGCAAGCTGGGGCCTGCGAGCCGgtcccccacccacacccaccgCCGGGCAGGGCCCGCTCGGGCCTCGGGAGAAGCCTGCGCAGGACAGGACCTCAAAGAACGCGGCGAAAAAAGAGCCAACCCGGAGGCGTAGAACCAATGAATGGACTGCGGGTCGAGTGCGGGACAAAGGCCTGCAAGATGGCGTTCTTTAGGACCGCGGGAGGGGCGGCCGGGGCCTCGGCCCGGGAGGGAGCCCCAGGCGCCGGGCAGCCGGGCAGCCGCGGCCGAGACAAAAGCCCGCAACCTGGCGGGCTCTAGGACccctcccggctcccggctccggGGCCCGCACCGCGCCGGCCGAGCCCGGGCGTCGGCCGCAGCCGGAGCGCGGCcagcggggaggggaggacgccAGCCGGCGGGTTCTAGGACCTGCGGGGCCCGGAGCCCGCCCGGGACCGCCCGCCCCGCCCGCAGAGCGCTTGCGGGGACCCCGAGCCCCCCGCTCGGACCGCGTCGGCGCCAGGGCGGCCCGGGCGCTTCCTACCTGGCGGGACTCGGGCCGGCTCCGCGGCGCCGGCGCCGGCTCCTCTCTCCGACGGAGCCCGGGACGCGGCGGCAGCGAGGCCGGTGCTAGGACCCAGCGGGGCGGGGAGGCGGGGCGCCGGGCGGAAGTGGCGGGCGGCGGGGCGGGACGCGGCCCCGGCCGGGCCACTGACCGCGAGTGTCTCCCAGAAAGACGAGGCGGGAGGACAGAGAAGGGCACGCTCAAGCCATAGCGTGCCCACACCTGCTTGGGCCGCTCGACGTTTCTTTTCATGGCAAGGAGTGACTCTGACGCCGCCTCCGCCCCGGTGTGTCTCGGGACTTGGAGTCCCTCGGCGAGCCCCGCGAGAAAGTCGCCAAAGCCCGAGGGCACGCCCGTAGaacctttttttctccctctcctgcgCTAATTCTACCAGCAtcggatttttttttgttttgcactgGGCGGAAGTGTGGCTAAGGATGTGTATGTTCGGAAAAAAAAAGCTGCGCCGTGACCTTCCTGGGCGGTGCCAGAGTCGCTCTGAGCAGTTCCTAGCGCCGGAAGTGTGTCTTTAAGACGGCCTCGTGGAGGCGGAGCAGGACATGTTCCCGAAGCGGAAGTCTCGCGGGGAAGCTTTTGCACATAGGACACTTCCTGTTTCTTATTAACAATAGGAAGTGTCCACCGAGCCGGGGGTTAGACTACTGGCTTGTACGAGCGGTGCCCTCTGCCCGCTCCCTTTTCCTTCCTGCCCCTTCTTTTCCCGCTTTCCCTCTCCTTGCACCTTCTGGGAACCTTGGTTGAGCGTTCGTGTGTGGGAGCGCGAGAGTCCCGGGACAGCCACCCCTGGGGGCGCGCGCCTGCAGTTAGGGGAAGGGTCCCAGTGCGCAGGCGCGCCCCCGTTCGCGGCCCCCAACGGACGCGTCCGCGGCGGGAACGAGGAGGGGCCGCCGGTGCGAGGTAGGGGTCCCCAGGGCAACTTAGCGAGCAGAGGAGTGAGGGGAGAGGGCCTCGCTGCTGCTTGACTAGGGGAGGAGACTCTTGGTCGCAGGGGCTTTGGGAGGTGAGaattgggggcgggggggggggtcggAGAGAGCGTTCCCCACGGGGACTGGAGTCGGAGCTGCAGGAGCTATAGGAGTGGAGGGTCATGGCTGGAGAAGGTCAAGGTGCTGGTAGGAGGTCGTTGGAGAGAGAGCAGGGGCTTGGGAGTGAAGCCCGCCTGAGTTTGCTCGTGTGGGAACTGGGATAACAAAGGCATTGCAGGGTGCTGGAAGGGCCAAGCGACAGCATGGGTACGCTTTACCCAGCACAGCGCCTGGCACAAAGTGACGACCAGGCTCAGCTGCCTGCGCTGTCAGGAGAAGACGTGAGCGAGGCCGGGGAGGATAAGGTCAGGAAGCATGGCAAGTGGAAAGGGAAAGGGTGAAATAAAATGCTGGCCttagaggggggagagagagccaaagctgggagatgGTTTGGGTTAAGAGGAAGTAAGTAAAAGAAGCAGGAGTGTTCTGGAAAGGCAACCTGGGACACTGAATAGGGTCAGGAGAGGTGGAGGGCCAGACCCGTCCTTTCCTGTGACAGCTCTGCGCTCGGGTCCTCAGCTGTcaacaggagagaggagagtgcttctggaatgttctgttgAGAGGAGGTGAAAAGGCTCTGGCTTCCTCCGAGATGCGCCAGGAGGCGTCTATGCTTGTTTCTGAGTTACAGAGGCTGGGAGTGAGGTCTTTTTGGATCTCGTCTTTAGTGTCCCTGGGGGTGGCCTGGAGCAGGTTTCTGCCCTCTAGGGTTGTTGTCTCTGTATCTGGAAGTGACTTGAGTCTGGGGGCACTCGTTGCCAGGCAGGCCCTAAGTGAGGGACCCTCAGAGGAGAGCTAGTGCAGAGCAGGTCGCAGGGCGCTGCTGCTGCAGGGAGCTTTGCCATGATCCCattgagctggggtggggggtgactCGGGCCTTCCTTTTCTGACCACTGCCCCCTCTTCCTAGGGCTTGACTCCTCAAGCAGAGGAAAATGTCGCTGCTGCCTGTCCGCTCCTCCTGAGCCTTCTGGTTTCTGCTCCGTTGCCCCATGGAGGACACACCCCTGTCACTCAGTTGCTCTGACTGTCAGCGCCACTTCCCTAGCATCCCGGAGCTGTCACGCCACCGAGAACTGCTCCACCCATCTCCCAGCCAGGACAGTGAGGAGGGTGACAACATCCCTCGGCCCTACCGCTGTCAGCAGTGTGGGAGGGGTTACCGCCATCCCTGGAGCCTGGTCACCCACCGCCGGACCCATGACACTGGCCTGTCCCCTTGTGTTACCTGTGGCAAGGATTTCACCAATCCCATGGCCCTCAAGAGCCACATAAGGACCCATATGTTCGAGGGCCGCCGCAGGCACAGGCCCCCTCGACCACAGGAAGCCCCTCCACAACTCCAGGGTGAGACTGTGGCTCCCAGTTCCTGGGACGAGAGGCTTCCCCCCCGGGAAGGCTGGGCGGACACCCCGGGCTGTGAGTCTGGACTTGATCCCGGGGCAGCTGCAGGCGCCTGGGAGGATCCCCCccccagagaaaaggagagctgGGAAAGCCGGCCGGGTCCCGAGGAGGGTGCTGCGGGCTGGgggcctcccagcagccctgcccgggccccacccctgccccctgcagccAGCAGCATCCTCAGCAACCTGGAGCAGTATCTGGCCGAGTCAGTGGTAGACTTCACAGAGGGCCAGGTGCCCGTGCAGGGCCCCCCTGCTGAGGAGGAGCGACGGTACAAGTGTAGTCAGTGTGGCAAGACCTACAAGCATGCCGGGAGCCTCACCAACCACCGGCAGAGCCACACGCTGGGCGTCTATCCCTGTGGCATCTGCTTTAAAGAGTTCTCCAACCTCATGGCTATGAAGAACCACGCTCGACTGCATGCCCAATACCGGCCTTACCGCTGTCCCCACTGTCCCCGTGCCTTCCGGCTCTCCCAGGAGCTGCTGGAACATCAGCAGTCCCACGAGGGTGAAAGGCCGGGGCATCCCTGGGAGGAGAAAGGACTGCCCACCACAGATGGGCACGCGGATGAGAGTGGCCGGGGCCAGGTCCCTCGTGCCTCAATGCTGAATGGCTCTAGGGAGCTCGGCGTCTCTGGGGACCTGGATGACAGCAGCCTGGAGGAGTACCGTCCATTCCGCTGTGCAGACTGTGGCCGGACTTACCGCCACGCCGGAAGCCTCATTAACCATCGAAAGAGCCACCAAACAGGTGTCTACCCTTGCTCGCTCTGTTCTAAGCAGCTCTTCAATGCCGCTGCCCTTAAAAACCACATACGTGCCCATCACCGACCCCGGCAGGGAACTGGGGATGGGCAGCCATCAGTGCCACCAGCCCCCCTGCCCAAAACCGAGACCACCgtcaaagaggaaaaagaggaagaggtcCCCGCCACCGCCCTGGATCATCGGCCCTATAAGTGCACTGAGTGCGGTCGGGCTTACCGCCACCGGGGCAGCCTGGTGAATCACCGCCACAGCCATCGGACAGGAGAGTACCCGTGTTCCCTCTGTCCCCGCAAGTACCCCAACCTCATGGCCCTGCGCAACCACGTGCGCGTGCATTGCAAGGCTGCTCGCCGAAGCCCAGAGCTGAAGTCTGAGGGTCCCCCCAAccatctgaaggcagaagccgcAGCTGACTCCAGGGGAGATGACCCGCACGCATGCAAGCGTGAAGAGGAGGCCTCTGACAGCCTCCCAGCGGCAGCGGACAGGAGGGCAGCACATGTTTGCAACGTCTGTGGGATGTTCTTTGGAGACCCTGAGAGCCTGGCACATCACAGCCTGAGCCATGGGATGGCGGAGAAGGGCCGCAGCAGGACTGAGACCACCACAGAGGCACCTCCTCGGACATTTGCTTGCCGGGACTGTGGCAAGAGCTATCGCCACTCAGGCAGCCTTATTAACCACAGGCAGACTCACCAGACGGGGGACTTCAGCTGTGGGGCCTGTGCTAAGCACTTCCACACCATGGCTGCCATGAAGAGCCACCTGAGACGCCACAGCCGGCGACGGGATAGGGGGCATCGGAAGCAGGCTGGCAGCGATGGCAGAGGAGCAGTGGAACTCGCGgcaagggagacctgggcccAGGGACTGGAAGACAATGAGGGTCTGGGTTCTTCCCAAGGACCTACAGGACAAAGCCCTGGTGGGGCCGATGGTACCTTGCAAGGTGAAGGGCACTGTTTGCCAGGTGACTCTGAAGGAGGGAAGTGTGGGCTTGGAAGAGATGAGTTGTGTGTCCAGGCTGAGCGAGAGAGTAGAGGCCTCGAGGAAGGCTTGAAGGGGAAGGAGGCCTGTGGCCTTGGTGGCCTGGACAGCCCAGGGGGTGAGGAGTGCCACAGAACTGGCTTCTGTGATGACCTCCCTGGGCAGGACGAGGATCAGAAAGCAGCCTGCTGTACTGAGGCTGTCAGCGGCTGGCAGGCCGAGGGCACGCACACCTGCCCTGACTGTGGGCGCTCTTTCCCGCATGCTGCTGGCCTGCTGGGGcacagaccctgccacccaccaggcATCTATCAGTGCTCCCTCTGCCCGAAGGAGTTTGACTCTCTGCCTGCCTTGCGCAGCCACTTCCGGGACCATGGCACGGGGGAGgcggcctcagcccagcccttccTCTGCTCGCTCTGCGGCATGATCTTCCCTGGGCGGGCCGGCTACAGGCTTCACCAGCGCCAGGCCCACAGCGCCTCCAGCCCCACTGAGGAGGGCTCGGACGAGGATCGGGGAGACGAGGAGGAAGGAGCCGCAGAGGCCCGCTCTCCCCGTGTCCCTCCACTGCAGGTCTCCGAGGCCGAGCTGCTGAACCAGCTGCAGCGGGAGGTGGAGGCGCTAGAGGGAGCAGGGTACGGGCACATCTGTGGCTGCTGCGGTCAGACGTACGATGACCTGGGGAGCTTGGAGCGCCATCATCAAAGTCAAAGCGCCAAGGATACTGAGGACAAGCCCCCCGGCCTCCCGGAAGCTGCAGGAGATGCTGCGGAGGAGGCCCCAGACCTTGCCTTTGAGGATGCAGTGGCCTCCGGCCCGGGAGAGGGTGGAGACACCAAGTCTGAGGAGGGGGTGAGTGGCACAGGCGCAGGCAGCCCCTGCGTGCAGGGAGGTGGAGGTTCCCCGGAGGCGCAGCCTCGCCCCTTCCGCTGTGATCAGTGTGGCAAAACCTACCGGCATGGGGGCAGCCTAGTGAACCACCTCAAGATCCACCAGACCGGAGACTTCGTCTGCCCCGTCTGCTCCCGCTGCTTCCCCAACCTGGCTGCCTACCGCAACCATCTGCGGAACaaccctcactgcaaaggctctgaGCCCCAGCTGCGGCCCAGCCCCGAGGCGGGGGGCAGTGCGGAGCCCCACGTCACCGCAGAGGCGGTGCCCGAGCAGGCGGCTGTGAGGAAGCTCCAGGAAGAACTTCAAGCCGAGCCCCTGGACAGAGCGGCAGAGGTGAAGGAGGAGGTGTGGGTGGAGACGTCCGTGAAGGAGGGGGAGCCGAGGCTGGTGAAGGCCGAGCGACCCTTCAGCTGCGAGGTGTGCGGCCGCTCTTACAAGCACGCAGGCAGCCTCATCAATCACCGGCAGAGCCACCAGACCGGCCACTTTGGCTGCCAGGCCTGCTCCAAGGGCTTCTCAAACCTCATGTCTCTCAAGAACCACCGACGCATCCACGCCGACCCCCGGCGCTTCCGCTGCGGCGAGTGCGGGAAGGCCTTCCGCCTGCGGAAACAGCTAGCCAACCATCAGAGGGTACACGCTGAACGGCGAGGGGGTGGAGGCGCCAGGAAGCTGGCCCAGGAAGACGGGCCCCTCTCGTGTGGGCAGTGTGGGCGAACCTACCGCCATGCTAGCAGCCTGCTGAACCACCGATGCAGCCACCAGCCAGGCCAGCACAGGTGCCCCAAGACCTGCTCGAACCGCATGTTCCTGAAGGACCATCAGAGGCTGCACCTGGAGAGCCGGAGGCGGCGGGTGGGCCGGACCCGGCGGGCAGCTGTGCGCTGCGCCCTCTGTGG
It contains:
- the ZNF646 gene encoding zinc finger protein 646 isoform X2, whose protein sequence is MEDTPLSLSCSDCQRHFPSIPELSRHRELLHPSPSQDSEEGDNIPRPYRCQQCGRGYRHPWSLVTHRRTHDTGLSPCVTCGKDFTNPMALKSHIRTHMFEGRRRHRPPRPQEAPPQLQGETVAPSSWDERLPPREGWADTPGCESGLDPGAAAGAWEDPPPREKESWESRPGPEEGAAGWGPPSSPARAPPLPPAASSILSNLEQYLAESVVDFTEGQVPVQGPPAEEERRYKCSQCGKTYKHAGSLTNHRQSHTLGVYPCGICFKEFSNLMAMKNHARLHAQYRPYRCPHCPRAFRLSQELLEHQQSHEGERPGHPWEEKGLPTTDGHADESGRGQVPRASMLNGSRELGVSGDLDDSSLEEYRPFRCADCGRTYRHAGSLINHRKSHQTGVYPCSLCSKQLFNAAALKNHIRAHHRPRQGTGDGQPSVPPAPLPKTETTVKEEKEEEVPATALDHRPYKCTECGRAYRHRGSLVNHRHSHRTGEYPCSLCPRKYPNLMALRNHVRVHCKAARRSPELKSEGPPNHLKAEAAADSRGDDPHACKREEEASDSLPAAADRRAAHVCNVCGMFFGDPESLAHHSLSHGMAEKGRSRTETTTEAPPRTFACRDCGKSYRHSGSLINHRQTHQTGDFSCGACAKHFHTMAAMKSHLRRHSRRRDRGHRKQAGSDGRGAVELAARETWAQGLEDNEGLGSSQGPTGQSPGGADGTLQGEGHCLPGDSEGGKCGLGRDELCVQAERESRGLEEGLKGKEACGLGGLDSPGGEECHRTGFCDDLPGQDEDQKAACCTEAVSGWQAEGTHTCPDCGRSFPHAAGLLGHRPCHPPGIYQCSLCPKEFDSLPALRSHFRDHGTGEAASAQPFLCSLCGMIFPGRAGYRLHQRQAHSASSPTEEGSDEDRGDEEEGAAEARSPRVPPLQVSEAELLNQLQREVEALEGAGYGHICGCCGQTYDDLGSLERHHQSQSAKDTEDKPPGLPEAAGDAAEEAPDLAFEDAVASGPGEGGDTKSEEGVSGTGAGSPCVQGGGGSPEAQPRPFRCDQCGKTYRHGGSLVNHLKIHQTGDFVCPVCSRCFPNLAAYRNHLRNNPHCKGSEPQLRPSPEAGGSAEPHVTAEAVPEQAAVRKLQEELQAEPLDRAAEVKEEVWVETSVKEGEPRLVKAERPFSCEVCGRSYKHAGSLINHRQSHQTGHFGCQACSKGFSNLMSLKNHRRIHADPRRFRCGECGKAFRLRKQLANHQRVHAERRGGGGARKLAQEDGPLSCGQCGRTYRHASSLLNHRCSHQPGQHRCPKTCSNRMFLKDHQRLHLESRRRRVGRTRRAAVRCALCGRGFPGRASLERHLREHEEETKRELPSGLADPNSTGSSRGSLADSQGLQPTAAGAESGPQLEQVGALATGHLRQGSIRATEPLSPGWGMAEGQQGDRALVNHHGAWGPPGQALTKPEDEAEANVCRSACRLAGSQASGASVHQTEGWEPGDSSSPLQPGSPSCSQCGKADSQSDDSWNHNSSKTDCHRCLHSSKEVLAPVAAKSHGHNHVAAQPFACPDWDKAFQSHCGGASHLQLRSKDQSRVLSTQLEEVTGPEAVEGQAGLPEQKQMPEAPSEPSRENVEGVNRRQRMKPTVAEDKERPFCCPQCGRSYRHAGSLLNHQKAHTTGLYPCSLCPKLLPNLLSLKNHSRTHTDPKRHRCSICGKAFRTAARLEGHGRVHAPREGPFTCPHCPRHFRRRVSFLQHQQQHQEEWPVAGSGTGA